In a single window of the Emys orbicularis isolate rEmyOrb1 chromosome 11, rEmyOrb1.hap1, whole genome shotgun sequence genome:
- the CAVIN2 gene encoding caveolae-associated protein 2, producing the protein MGEDGVQAERSGAHAPPSPEEQLEQSPSPEPSGSPSPLPAAPGEAIRDGSQVNAITVLTLLDKLVNMLDSVQEKQLKMEQRQIELEGSVKGIQGDLSKLCKHHTSTSNAVSKLLEKSRKVSAHTREVRERMERQCAQVKRLENNHAQLLRRNHFKVLIFQEENEIPANVFVKEPVPSITEGKEESVDENKTLEETLHTVELSSDDEMPHDEDGLDDSVEEKMGESRAEKIKRSSLKKVDSLKKAFSRQNIEKKMNKISTKIVSVERREKIKKSLTPHHQKSSSSKSSSFKVSPLTLNVKKVHEGETPAENEDKPTETTSSEQAANEEETSFTEGLLDITPPTSLIEEGKAIADSLEKESREGDVMINSNIELSIVEDDEEYGTALEVSSQRLYDEINKPTSGETEQSDEESTQAAVLQIDQTA; encoded by the exons ATGGGAGAGGATGGGGTGCAGGCCGAGCGGAGCGGCGCCCACGCTCCGCCGAGCCCcgaggagcagctggagcagagccccagcccggagccctcggGCAGCCCCAGCCCGCTGCCTGCAGCGCCGGGAGAGGCGATCCGGGACGGCTCGCAGGTGAACGCCATCACCGTGCTCACCCTGCTGGACAAGCTGGTGAACATGCTGGACTCTGTGCAGGAGAAGCAGCTCAAGATGGAGCAGCGGCAGATCGAGCTGGAGGGCTCGGTGAAGGGCATCCAGGGCGACCTGAGCAAGCTGTGCAAGCACCACACCTCCACCAGCAACGCGGTCAGCAAGCTGCTGGAGAAGTCGCGCAAGGTCAGCGCGCACACCCGCGAGGTGCGGGAGCGCATGGAGCGCCAGTGCGCGCAGGTCAAGCGGCTGGAGAACAACCACGCGCAGCTGCTACGCCGCAACCACTTCAAGGTGCTCATCTTCCAG GAGGAAAATGAGATTCCTGCCAACGTGTTTGTGAAAGAACCCGTTCCCAGTATTACAGAAGGAAAGGAAGAGTCTGTGGATGAGAACAAAACTCTGGAAGAAACCTTGCATACGGTGGAGCTGTCATCCGATGATGAAATGCCTCATGACGAAGATGGTCTGGATGACAGCGTAGAGGAAAAAATGGGAGAATCAAGAGCTGAGAAGATAAAAAGATCAAGCCTCAAGAAAGTGGACAGCCTCAAGAAAGCATTTTCTCGCCAAAATATTGAGAAAAAGATGAACAAGATCAGCACAAAAATTGTCTCAGTTGAACGACGGGAGAAGATTAAGAAATCGCTCACTCCACATCATCAGAAATCCTCCTCCTCAAAAAGCTCCTCTTTCAAAGTGTCTCCCCTCACATTGAACGTGAAGAAAGTCCATGAAGGAGAGACCCCTGCTGAAAATGAGGACAAACCAACAGAAACTACAAGCAGTGAGCAGGCAGCGAATGAGGAGGAGACCTCATTTACTGAGGGGCTCTTGGATATCACACCTCCAACTTCTCTAATTGAGGAAGGCAAAGCAATAGCTGATTCTCTGGAGAAAGAAAGCAGAGAAGGGGACGTGATGATAAACAGCAACATTGAGCTCTCAATTGTTGAAGATGATGAAGAATATGGGACAGCACTAGAAGTTTCTAGCCAGAGACTGTATGATgaaataaacaaaccaaccagTGGGGAAACAGAACAATCTGATGAAGAATCAACTCAAGCAGCTGTTCTCCAGATAGACCAAACTGCATAA